A region from the Lolium perenne isolate Kyuss_39 chromosome 4, Kyuss_2.0, whole genome shotgun sequence genome encodes:
- the LOC127292559 gene encoding uncharacterized protein, which yields MSTALPPPLPPPPPNYEGQEGDCHEDKEMRLQQGHHGELSSRLQDEDLENMFSSLTTDDILSQGASGECREDKKRRLHEGNTRDLTSRHADEDLEYIFSSLTIDSILSQGTSGDFCKNRKRKSCQEPAGYLINRSPDDILDNLFSALAIQDATFASSASRRTGEQSTVLVFGYNTFSEESSGCTTSIECNHPADSRSLRSDEFIDRVNDQLLLHDGTGVHVFEVHFDLNSTHASHLDKWVQFALKSDAQCVKLHLCKNATPCSMHSVTASRYNFPLHCFGDGQASSLRKLSLTNCILGPSMHSISFSSLVSLYLTCVTVTDSDIQNIFSCCHVLRSLRLGRCHDLVNIRISIETLLHLDIYQCKKLVSIEINSTSLLFFEYAGHEVRIKYASTPNMRTIVTKFWNQNCSLSEHLNDIKMIRKVTLTFLSPCEEHSFILYTKKFALLKFVNLLILPSWDNVLAVAYLLEATPYLRRLRLEARSGQHHYVENGQVSLPVDFYLKKLRGIFVGGFAAQAPLIELLACLVRAAPGLLLLKIDPHHHLCKAMGKWARDDVGDEAARDHARNAARETIGPKLPPSVKLIIE from the exons ATGAGCACCGCCTTACCgccaccgctgccgccgccgccgccaaattACGAAGGGCAAGAAG GAGATTGTCACGAGGACAAGGAGATGAGGTTACAACAAGGTCACCATGGAGAATTAAGCAGCAGATTACAGGATGAAGATCTGGAAAATATGTTCTCTTCGTTAACGACTGACGACATCCTCTCTCAAGGAGCTTCAG GAGAATGTCGCGAGGACAAGAAGAGGAGATTACATGAAGGAAACACTCGAGATTTAACTAGCAGACATGCCGATGAAGATCTGGAATACATCTTCTCGTCGTTAACGATTGACAGCATCCTCTCTCAAGGAACTTCAG GAGATTTTTGCAAGAATAGGAAGAGGAAATCATGCCAAGAACCCGCTGGATATTTAATTAACAGATCGCCGGATGATATTTTGGATAACTTGTTCTCAGCGCTTGCGATCCAAGATGCCACCTTTGCTAGTTCTGCTTCTAGACGGACGGGGGAACAGAGCACTGTTCTTGTTTTTGGTTACAATACTTTTTCTGAGGAAAGTTCAGGTTGCACCACTTCCATTGAGTGCAACCATCCTGCAGACTCTAGAAGTTTGAGATCAGACGAATTCATTGATAGAGTAAATGACCAGTTGCTGCTCCATGACGGAACTGGTGTTCATGTTTTTGAGGTTCATTTTGATCTGAACTCCACCCATGCTTCCCACCTTGACAAATGGGTCCAGTTTGCATTGAAGTCAGATGCACAATGTGTGAAGCTTCACTTGTGTAAAAATGCAACACCTTGTTCTATGCATTCTGTGACTGCAAGTCGTTATAACTTCCCTTTGCATTGTTTCGGCGATGGACAAGCATCCTCTTTGCGGAAGCTATCCCTGACGAACTGCATACTCGGACCATCGATGCATTCCATTAGCTTTTCCTCTCTCGTAAGCCTTTATCTAACGTGTGTCACAGTAACTGATTCTGATATCCAAAACATTTTCTCTTGCTGCCATGTTCTCCGCTCTTTGAGACTGGGAAGGTGCCATGATTTGGTTAATATAAGGATTTCCATCGAAACACTGTTACATTTGGATATATATCAGTGCAAGAAGTTGGTGAGTATTGAGATTAATTCCACCAGTCTACTATTCTTTGAGTATGCTGGACACGAGGTACGCATCAAATATGCGAGTACTCCCAATATGAGGACAATAGTAACAAAGTTCTGGAACCAAAATTGTTCTCTTTCGGAGCATTTAAATGACATAAAAATGATCAGGAAAGTCACCTTGACATTTCTTTCACCATGTGAG GAGCACAGTTTCATTCTATACACGAAGAAATTCGCTTTATTAAAGTTTGTCAACTTGCTTATTCTGCCATCTTGGGATAATGTTCTTGCAGTAGCTTATCTCCTTGAAGCAACTCCTTATCTTAGAAGACTCCGTCTAGAA GCACGCAGTGGACAGCACCATTATGTGGAGAATGGCCAAGTTAGTTTGCCCGTGGATTTCTATCTTAAGAAGCTCCGCGGAATTTTTGTAGGAGGTTTCGCTGCGCAAGCCCCGCTGATTGAGCTTTTGGCGTGCCTGGTGCGTGCAGCCCCTGGTTTGCTGCTTCTCAAGATCGACCCACATCACCATCTTTGTAAAGCAATGGGTAAATGGGCCAGGGACGATGTTGGTGACGAGGCGGCGAGGGATCACGCGCGGAACGCTGCAAGGGAGACCATCGGCCCTAAACTCCCACCCTCTGTGAAGCTCATCATCGAATGA
- the LOC127292560 gene encoding uncharacterized protein → MFSALAIQDSTFNTSVSSRPREKSSILLFRENTIFSGENSGRATTIECNDPDSRSSRSDKFIDRVNDRLLRHVGTGVKVFEVHFDLNSTHAAHLDKWVQFASKSDAKLVRLHLCKNGTPCSGHSVTASRYYFPLHCFGDGQGSSLWKLSLTNCILRPSMHSSTVSSLKSLDLMCVTIVDSDIQNIFSCCPLLRYLRLGRCHDLVNIRISVETLIQLDIYNCNKLVSIEINSTSLAFFGYDGHEVHIKYASTPNMRTIVTKFRNKNCSLSKHLNDMKRIKSVTLTFLSPCEEHGFIMYAKKFSVLKFINLFILPSWNNVLAVAYLLEATPCLRRLHLAACSGQHHYVDNDQVSWPMGFSLKKLRVIFVEGFAAQAPLIELLECLVRAATDLLLLKIALHHHVCKTMGKWVRKNVGNEMARDHARNVTRETIGPKLPPSVKLLIE, encoded by the exons ATGTTCTCAGCGCTTGCGATCCAAGATTCCACATTTAATACTTCTGTTTCTAGTCGACCGAGGGAAAAGAGCTCTATTCTTCTATTCCGGGAGAACACTATTTTCTCCGGGGAAAATTCAGGTCGCGCCACTACCATTGAGTGCAATGATCCAGACTCTAGGAGTTCGAGATCAGACAAATTCATTGATAGAGTAAATGACCGGCTGCTGCGCCATGTCGGAACCGGGGTTAAAGTTTTTGAGGTTCATTTTGATCTGAACTCCACCCATGCTGCACACCTTGACAAATGGGTCCAGTTTGCGTCAAAGTCAGATGCAAAACTTGTGAGACTTCACTTGTGTAAAAATGGAACACCTTGTTCTGGGCATTCTGTGACTGCAAGTCGTTATTACTTCCCTTTGCATTGTTTCGGCGATGGACAAGGATCCTCTTTGTGGAAGCTATCCCTGACGAACTGCATACTCCGACCATCGATGCATTCCAGTACCGTTTCCTCTCTCAAAAGCCTTGATCTAATGTGTGTCACAATAGTTGATTCTGATATCCAAAACATTTTCTCTTGCTGCCCTCTTCTCCGCTATTTGAGATTGGGAAGGTGCCATGATTTGGTTAATATAAGGATTTCCGTTGAAACACTGATACAATTGGATATATATAATTGCAACAAGTTGGTGAGTATTGAGATTAATTCCACCAGCCTAGCCTTCTTTGGCTATGATGGACATGAGGTGCACATCAAATATGCGAGTACACCCAATATGAGGACAATAGTAACAAAGTTCCGGAACAAAAATTGTTCTCTTTCGAAGCATTTAAACGACATGAAAAGGATCAAGAGCGTCACCTTGACATTTCTTTCACCATGTGAG GAGCACGGTTTCATTATGTACGCGAAGAAATTCTCTGTATTAAAGTTTATCAACTTGTTTATTTTGCCATCTTGGAATAATGTTCTTGCAGTAGCTTATCTCCTTGAAGCAACTCCTTGTCTTAGAAGACTGCATCTAGCA GCATGCAGCGGACAACACCATTATGTGGACAACGACCAAGTTAGTTGGCCCATGGGTTTTTCTCTTAAGAAGCTCCGTGTAATTTTTGTAGAAGGTTTTGCTGCGCAAGCCCCGCTGATTGAGCTTTTGGAATGCCTGGTGCGTGCGGCCACTGATTTGCTGCTTCTCAAGatcgctctacatcaccatgtttGCAAAACAATGGGTAAATGGGTCAGGAAGAACGTTGGTAACGAGATGGCGAGGGATCACGCGCGGAACGTTACGAGGGAGACCATCGGCCCTAAACTCCCACCTTCTGTAAAGCTCCTCATCGAATGA
- the LOC127292558 gene encoding uncharacterized protein has product MSRTSPWPPPNYQEGDYRDDKKRRLPKGHTGELSSRLLLLDEDLEEMLASLTVDDIFDEGKSGDCRKDRKRKSNQDNAGDLVNRASDDLLENMFSSLLIKDSALASSASIRSGKHASVLVLDDNILSEDNTDCTTSTDCSAPDPRSLSSEEFIERVNNLLLCHEGTGVEVFEVRFDLNSTHAAHLDKWVQFASESGAQSVILNLRKKGISCSEDIVISSRYNFPLHCFDGEQRSSIRKLRLVNCIFRPPLHCNGFSSLVRLFLKHVTVADSDIQNICSCCTILRLLRLGNCNDLVNLRISHEILLYLDIFRCKKLVSIEMHATSLAFFEYDGHEVSINYASTPNMRQIVTKFGDINCSLPKDLNAMKLIKKVTLTFLSPSKEPRCILYLKKFSVLQFVNLFILPSWNNALALTYLLKATPYLKRLRLEACSKQHHHLDNFGVSWPEGISLDKLRTVIVGGFTAQAPLIGLLAFLMRVATRLKYVQIDTHHHICKGMGKWVREDVGDKAARDHARNAAMATIALKVPPSAKLVIK; this is encoded by the exons ATGAGCCGCACATCGCCGTGGCCGCCGCCGAACTACCAAGAAG GAGATTATCGCGATGATAAGAAGAGGAGATTACCCAAAGGACACACTGGAGAATTAAGTAGCAGGTTATTATTACTGGATGAAGATCTGGAAGAGATGCTCGCATCATTAACAGTCGATGACATCTTTGATGAAGGAAAATCAG GTGATTGTCGCAAGGATAGGAAGAGGAAATCAAACCAAGATAACGCTGGAGATTTAGTTAACAGAGCATCGGATGATCTTTTGGAAAACATGTTCTCGTCGCTCCTGATCAAAGATTCTGCACTGGCTAGTTCTGCTTCCATAAGATCAGGGAAACATGCCTCTGTTCTTGTACTTGATGACAATATTCTTTCTGAAGACAACACAGATTGCACCACTTCCACTGATTGCAGTGCTCCAGACCCTAGGAGTCTGTCATCAGAGGAATTCATTGAAAGAGTAAACAACCTGTTGCTTTGCCATGAGGGAACAGGTGTTGAAGTGTTTGAGGTTCGTTTTGACCTGAACTCTACTCATGCTGCCCACCTTGACAAATGGGTCCAGTTTGCGTCAGAGTCAGGTGCACAATCTGTGATACTTAACTTGCGTAAAAAAGGTATATCTTGTTCAGAAGATATAGTGATTTCAAGTCGTTATAACTTTCCCTTGCATTGTTTTGATGGTGAACAACGATCCTCAATACGGAAGCTACGCCTGGTAAATTGCATATTCAGGCCACCGCTGCATTGCAATGGATTTTCCTCTCTTGTTCGCCTTTTTCTAAAGCATGTCACGGTAGCTGATTCTGATATCCAGAACATTTGCTCTTGCTGCACCATTCTCCGTCTTTTGAGGTTGGGAAACTGCAATGATTTGGTTAATTTAAGGATTTCCCATGAAATACTGCTATATTTGGATATATTTCGTTGCAAGAAGTTGGTGAGTATTGAAATGCATGCCACCAGCCTAGCCTTTTTTGAGTATGATGGACATGAGGTATCCATCAATTATGCGAGTACTCCCAATATGAGGCAAATAGTAACTAAGTTTGGGGACATAAATTGTTCTCTCCCGAAGGATTTAAATGCCATGAAACTGATCAAGAAAGTCACCTTGACATTTCTTTCACCATCTAAG GAGCCGAGATGTATACTGTACTTGAAGAAATTCAGTGTTTTACAGTTCGTCAACTTGTTTATTTTGCCATCCTGGAATAATGCTCTTGCATTAACTTATCTACTTAAAGCAACTCCTTATCTTAAAAGACTCCGTCTAGAA GCATGCAGCAAACAACACCATCATCTGGACAATTTCGGGGTTAGTTGGCCCGAGGGTATCTCTCTGGACAAGCTCCGTACCGTTATTGTAGGTGGTTTCACTGCCCAAGCCCCGCTGATCGGGCTCTTGGCATTCCTGATGCGCGTGGCCACTCGCTTGAAGTATGTCCAGATCGACACACATCACCATATTTGTAAAGGAATGGGTAAATGGGTCAGAGAGGATGTTGGCGACAAGGCAGCGAGGGATCATGCACGGAATGCTGCAATGGCGACCATCGCCCTTAAAGTTCCACCGTCTGCGAAGCTCGTTATCAAATGA